The genomic stretch CTCGCCACCCACAACCAGGGCAAGCTGAGGGAGCTGCGCGAGCTGTTGCGCGGCCAGGTGCCGGGCCTGGACGTGGATGTTGACGTGCTCGACGCCGGAGCGATCCAGGCGCCCGATGTCGCCGAAACAGGGGTCACCTTTGCGGAAAACGCGCGGCTGAAGGCCCACGCCGTGGCCCAGTTCAGCGGCGCCCTGGCCATCGCCGACGACTCCGGCCTGGCCGTTGACGTCCTGGGGGGAGCGCCGGGCATCTTCTCAGCCCGCTGGGCCGGCGCCCACGGCGATGATGAAGCGAACCTGAACCTGCTGCTGGCCCAGCTCTCCGACATTTCTGAGGAGCACCGAGGGGCACGCTTCGTCTGTGCGGCAGCACTGGCCAGCCCCGACGGCTCGCTGGACGTTGTGGAGGAAGGGGCCCTTGAGGGGACGCTTCTGCACG from Arthrobacter stackebrandtii encodes the following:
- the rdgB gene encoding RdgB/HAM1 family non-canonical purine NTP pyrophosphatase yields the protein MAAPKLVLATHNQGKLRELRELLRGQVPGLDVDVDVLDAGAIQAPDVAETGVTFAENARLKAHAVAQFSGALAIADDSGLAVDVLGGAPGIFSARWAGAHGDDEANLNLLLAQLSDISEEHRGARFVCAAALASPDGSLDVVEEGALEGTLLHEPRGEGGFGYDPILQPAGMDRSCAELSSAEKNAISHRGNAFRALLPHIIKALAS